One Streptomyces mobaraensis NBRC 13819 = DSM 40847 DNA segment encodes these proteins:
- a CDS encoding type II secretion system F family protein has translation MTGAGGGGVAALVPGIALAAVLAVVAAGAVVALRTAHRRSTARRRPARLFATRARAGDPRGPARLRSWPAGSAVTRRVLPAIGAGGAGLVLVDGAGGWALGVAAAGAAWWWRGRAARAAAARAVLPVDDVARQLPIAADLLAACLAAGAGPGEAAEAVGGSLGGPVGERLARSAAEVRLGGDPAVAWGRLGELPGARGLALGLERAQATGVPAVDTMARLAGRLRAARGRTAAARARRAGVLATAPLGLCFLPAFLAVGVVPMVIGLASGLLRGR, from the coding sequence ATGACCGGGGCGGGTGGGGGAGGAGTCGCGGCGCTTGTTCCGGGGATCGCGCTGGCCGCCGTCCTGGCGGTCGTCGCGGCGGGTGCGGTGGTGGCGCTGCGTACGGCCCACCGGCGGAGTACCGCCCGTCGGCGCCCGGCACGGCTCTTCGCGACGCGTGCCCGGGCCGGTGACCCCCGTGGGCCTGCCCGGCTGCGGTCGTGGCCGGCGGGGTCCGCAGTCACGCGGCGGGTGCTGCCGGCGATCGGGGCGGGTGGCGCCGGGCTCGTCCTGGTGGACGGTGCCGGGGGCTGGGCCCTCGGCGTGGCCGCCGCCGGTGCGGCCTGGTGGTGGCGCGGGAGGGCGGCACGGGCCGCCGCGGCGCGCGCGGTTCTCCCGGTGGACGACGTGGCGCGTCAACTGCCGATCGCGGCGGACCTGCTGGCGGCGTGCCTCGCCGCCGGTGCCGGGCCGGGTGAGGCGGCCGAAGCGGTCGGCGGCTCGCTCGGCGGACCGGTCGGCGAACGGCTGGCCCGCTCCGCCGCCGAGGTCCGGCTGGGCGGGGATCCGGCGGTCGCCTGGGGGCGGCTCGGTGAACTGCCGGGTGCCCGGGGGCTGGCCCTCGGCTTGGAGCGGGCGCAGGCGACGGGAGTGCCGGCGGTGGACACGATGGCGCGGCTGGCCGGCCGGCTGCGGGCCGCGCGCGGCCGCACGGCGGCGGCCCGGGCGAGACGCGCGGGCGTGCTGGCCACGGCCCCCCTGGGGCTGTGCTTCCTGCCGGCCTTTCTGGCGGTCGGAGTCGTGCCCATGGTGATCGGCCTGGCGAGCGGGCTGCTGAGGGGCCGGTGA
- the bldG gene encoding anti-sigma factor antagonist BldG codes for MDLSLSTRTVGDRTVVEVGGEIDVYTAPKLREQLVELVNDGSYHLVVDMERVDFLDSTGLGVLVGGLKRVRAHEGSLRLVCNQERILKIFRITGLTKVFPIHTSVDDAVQATD; via the coding sequence GTGGACCTGTCCCTGTCGACCCGGACCGTTGGCGACCGTACGGTTGTCGAGGTGGGTGGCGAGATTGATGTGTACACCGCGCCCAAGCTGCGTGAGCAGCTGGTCGAGCTTGTCAACGACGGCAGCTACCACCTCGTCGTGGACATGGAACGGGTCGACTTCCTCGACTCGACCGGTCTCGGCGTGCTGGTCGGTGGCCTGAAGCGGGTGCGGGCGCACGAGGGCTCGCTGCGCCTGGTCTGCAACCAGGAGCGCATTCTCAAGATTTTCCGTATCACCGGTCTGACCAAGGTGTTCCCGATCCACACCTCGGTCGATGACGCGGTGCAGGCGACCGACTGA
- a CDS encoding Rv3654c family TadE-like protein: MRRRRWADRRAGGDRGSASVWTAVAAAALCAVFLALLAMSQAVLARHRAGGAADLAALAAADHALLGPEAACGFARRVADAQRAAVVACEVTGGTAEVAAEAGAGPYTVRVRSRAGPASTAGTPAGAESGPPGGVAGRGT, translated from the coding sequence TTGCGGAGGAGACGGTGGGCTGACCGGCGGGCCGGGGGTGACCGGGGTTCCGCCTCGGTCTGGACGGCGGTCGCCGCCGCGGCGCTCTGCGCGGTCTTCCTGGCCCTGCTGGCCATGAGCCAGGCGGTGCTGGCCCGGCATCGCGCGGGCGGGGCCGCCGACCTGGCGGCCCTGGCCGCCGCCGACCACGCCCTGCTGGGCCCGGAGGCGGCCTGCGGCTTCGCCCGCAGGGTCGCCGACGCCCAGCGGGCGGCGGTGGTCGCCTGCGAGGTGACGGGCGGGACCGCCGAGGTGGCGGCCGAGGCGGGAGCGGGGCCTTATACGGTCCGGGTCCGCTCGCGGGCGGGCCCCGCCTCGACCGCGGGCACTCCGGCGGGCGCGGAGTCCGGGCCGCCGGGTGGGGTGGCGGGAAGGGGGACCTGA
- a CDS encoding DEAD/DEAH box helicase, translating to MAFNHLPAGAHDALTPLSVTPVTHSMSMAHDQLPPEAGVHPAPRAVLDRLAAGAGRAARITHTEHLPPRPGRHAPWPEKIRPEVTDAIRAVGIARPWAHQALMAEHALRGESAVVATGTASGKSLAYLAPVLSTLLDGSEAPNGRGATALYLAPTKALAADQRRAVSELAAPLGKAVRPAVYDGDTPFEEREWVRQYANYALTNPDMLHRSILPSHPRWASFLRALRYVVVDECHTYRGVFGSHVAQVLRRLRRLCARYGSEPVFLLASATASEPAAAASRLTGVPVVEITDDASPRGELVFALWEPPLTELHGERGAPVRRTATAETADLLTDLAVQGVRTVAFVRSRRGAELIALIAQERLAAVDRSLPSRVAAYRGGYLPEERRAIERALHTGELLALSATTALELGVDVAGLDAVVLTGYPGTRASLWQQAGRAGRRGQGALAVLVARDDPLDTYLVHHPDALFRQPVEATVLDPDNPYVLTPHLCAAAEELPLTEADLSLFGPETRSLLTRLELRKLLRRRGSAWHWTRRERAADLTGIRGEDGRPVQVVEEGTGRLLGTVDASAAHTTVHEGAVHLHQGRSYLVRHLDLDDSVALVEEADPPYSTTARDTTSISILETVREIPWGDARLCFGSVEVTNQVVSFLRRRLITGEVLGESKLDLPPRTLRTRAVWWTVTEDQLDEARIPQEALGGALHAAEHASIGMLPLFATCDRWDIGGVSVPLHPDTLLPTVFVYDGHPGGAGFAERAFHTAARWLTATREAIASCECDTGCPSCIQSPKCGNGNDPLDKRAAIRLLTRLLADAPQPTEGSTTTEDR from the coding sequence ATGGCATTCAATCACTTACCGGCAGGCGCGCACGACGCCTTGACGCCATTGTCCGTCACGCCAGTGACACACTCGATGTCGATGGCCCACGATCAACTCCCGCCGGAGGCGGGCGTACATCCCGCTCCCCGGGCGGTCCTCGACCGACTCGCCGCCGGGGCAGGCCGGGCTGCACGCATCACTCATACGGAGCACTTGCCCCCTCGTCCCGGACGTCATGCCCCCTGGCCCGAGAAGATCCGGCCGGAAGTGACCGACGCCATCCGGGCCGTCGGCATCGCCCGGCCGTGGGCGCACCAGGCGCTCATGGCCGAGCACGCGCTGCGCGGCGAATCCGCCGTGGTGGCCACCGGCACCGCCTCCGGGAAGTCCCTCGCGTACCTGGCGCCCGTCCTGAGCACCCTGCTGGACGGCTCCGAGGCCCCCAACGGCCGTGGCGCCACCGCCCTCTATTTGGCCCCCACCAAGGCGCTCGCCGCCGACCAGCGGCGGGCCGTGAGCGAGCTCGCCGCGCCACTCGGCAAGGCCGTCCGGCCCGCCGTCTACGACGGGGACACGCCCTTCGAGGAACGGGAGTGGGTGCGGCAGTACGCCAACTACGCGCTCACCAACCCCGACATGCTCCACCGCTCGATCCTGCCCTCGCACCCCCGATGGGCCTCCTTCCTGCGCGCCCTGCGCTATGTCGTCGTCGACGAGTGCCACACCTACCGCGGCGTCTTCGGCTCCCACGTCGCCCAGGTGCTGCGCCGGCTGCGCCGGCTCTGCGCCCGCTACGGCTCCGAGCCCGTCTTCCTGCTCGCCTCCGCCACCGCCTCCGAGCCGGCCGCCGCGGCCTCCCGCCTCACGGGGGTGCCGGTGGTGGAGATCACCGACGACGCCTCCCCGCGCGGCGAACTCGTCTTCGCCCTCTGGGAGCCTCCGCTCACCGAACTCCACGGCGAACGGGGCGCACCCGTCCGCCGCACCGCCACCGCCGAGACCGCCGACCTGCTCACCGACCTCGCCGTGCAGGGCGTCCGCACCGTCGCCTTCGTCCGCTCCCGGCGCGGCGCCGAGCTGATCGCCCTGATAGCCCAGGAACGCCTGGCGGCCGTCGACCGCTCCCTCCCCTCCCGCGTCGCCGCCTACCGCGGCGGCTACCTCCCCGAGGAACGCCGCGCCATCGAGCGCGCCCTCCACACCGGCGAACTGCTCGCCCTGTCCGCCACCACCGCCCTGGAACTCGGCGTGGACGTGGCCGGGCTCGACGCCGTCGTGCTGACCGGCTACCCGGGCACCCGGGCCTCGCTATGGCAGCAGGCCGGCCGCGCGGGCCGCCGGGGGCAGGGCGCCCTCGCCGTGCTCGTCGCCCGCGACGACCCGCTGGACACCTACCTCGTGCACCACCCGGACGCCCTGTTCCGGCAGCCCGTGGAGGCCACCGTCCTCGACCCGGACAACCCCTACGTCCTGACGCCGCACCTGTGCGCGGCGGCCGAGGAACTGCCGCTCACCGAGGCCGACCTGTCACTCTTCGGCCCGGAGACGCGGAGCCTGCTCACCCGGCTGGAACTCCGCAAGCTGCTCCGCCGCCGCGGCTCCGCCTGGCACTGGACCCGCCGGGAACGCGCCGCCGACCTCACCGGCATCCGCGGCGAGGACGGGCGCCCCGTCCAGGTCGTCGAGGAGGGCACCGGACGGCTGCTGGGCACCGTGGACGCCTCCGCCGCGCACACCACCGTCCACGAGGGCGCGGTCCACCTCCACCAGGGCCGCAGCTATCTCGTCCGCCACCTGGACCTCGACGACTCCGTCGCCCTGGTCGAGGAGGCCGACCCGCCCTACTCGACGACCGCCCGCGACACCACCTCCATCTCCATCCTGGAAACCGTCAGGGAGATCCCTTGGGGGGACGCACGCCTCTGCTTCGGCTCGGTCGAGGTCACCAACCAGGTCGTCTCCTTCCTCCGGCGCCGGCTCATCACCGGCGAGGTCCTCGGCGAGTCCAAGCTGGACCTGCCGCCGCGCACCCTGCGCACCCGGGCCGTGTGGTGGACGGTCACCGAGGACCAGCTCGACGAGGCCCGAATCCCGCAGGAGGCCCTCGGCGGGGCCCTGCACGCCGCGGAGCACGCCTCGATCGGCATGCTGCCGCTCTTCGCCACCTGCGACCGCTGGGACATCGGGGGCGTCTCCGTCCCCCTCCACCCGGACACGCTCCTGCCCACCGTCTTCGTCTACGACGGCCACCCGGGAGGCGCCGGCTTCGCCGAACGCGCCTTCCACACGGCCGCCCGCTGGCTCACCGCGACCCGCGAGGCCATCGCCTCCTGCGAGTGCGACACCGGCTGTCCGTCCTGCATCCAGTCGCCCAAGTGCGGCAACGGCAACGACCCCCTCGACAAACGGGCCGCGATCCGCCTCCTCACCCGCCTACTGGCCGACGCACCCCAGCCGACGGAAGGCTCGACGACCACCGAGGATCGGTAA
- a CDS encoding ATP-binding protein has product MATVELLFSALPEHVRTARLVAAAVARRAGVDEAVLDEVRLAVGEACSRAVGLHRNGGISSPVRVRLTEDEKKFSIEVGDDAPHPVVTEVVVGGTTVTTAAEHDDAGAEGEDDMGLAVISGLVDDVEVSADENGGVIRMSWPTTSAAILP; this is encoded by the coding sequence ATGGCCACCGTCGAACTGCTCTTCAGTGCCCTTCCCGAGCACGTCCGCACCGCCCGCCTGGTGGCGGCGGCGGTGGCGCGTCGGGCGGGTGTCGACGAGGCCGTGCTGGACGAGGTGCGGCTGGCCGTGGGCGAAGCGTGCTCACGCGCCGTCGGCCTGCACAGGAACGGCGGCATTTCCTCCCCGGTCCGGGTCCGGCTCACGGAGGACGAGAAGAAGTTCTCCATCGAGGTGGGCGACGACGCGCCGCACCCGGTGGTCACCGAGGTCGTGGTGGGCGGCACCACGGTGACGACGGCCGCCGAGCACGACGACGCGGGCGCCGAGGGCGAGGACGACATGGGCCTCGCCGTCATCAGCGGCCTGGTCGACGACGTCGAGGTGTCCGCCGACGAGAACGGCGGCGTCATCCGGATGAGCTGGCCGACGACCTCGGCGGCCATCCTGCCGTAG
- a CDS encoding TadE family type IV pilus minor pilin — MRRSDGGQVTAEAALVLPALVLVGTALMWGLVAASAQLQCVDAARSGARAAARSEPGPAVVAAARSAAPAGARVVLTREGDLVRVRVEAQAAGPGPLAVRLDGEAVALAEETVG, encoded by the coding sequence ATGCGGCGTTCTGACGGGGGTCAGGTCACCGCGGAGGCCGCGCTGGTCCTGCCGGCGCTGGTGCTGGTCGGCACGGCCCTCATGTGGGGGCTCGTGGCCGCCTCGGCGCAGCTCCAGTGTGTGGACGCCGCGCGGTCCGGGGCCCGCGCGGCTGCCCGGTCGGAACCCGGACCCGCAGTGGTCGCCGCCGCCCGGTCGGCGGCGCCCGCCGGCGCCCGGGTGGTGCTGACGCGGGAAGGAGACCTGGTGAGAGTGCGGGTGGAGGCCCAGGCGGCCGGTCCGGGACCGCTCGCCGTCCGGCTCGACGGAGAGGCGGTGGCCCTTGCGGAGGAGACGGTGGGCTGA
- a CDS encoding DUF4244 domain-containing protein, producing the protein MDMRWWTRVRCRAGAAGEAGMTTAEYAVGTLAACALAAVLYKVVTSGAVSAALQALIEKGLHAAF; encoded by the coding sequence ATGGACATGCGGTGGTGGACGAGGGTCCGGTGCCGGGCCGGGGCGGCGGGGGAGGCCGGTATGACGACGGCCGAGTACGCGGTGGGAACGCTCGCGGCCTGCGCGCTGGCGGCGGTGCTGTACAAGGTGGTCACCAGCGGCGCCGTGAGCGCGGCGCTGCAGGCCCTGATCGAGAAGGGGCTCCATGCGGCGTTCTGA
- a CDS encoding sodium-translocating pyrophosphatase has translation MAGPFTPEQVVFTQNLAVELTGGNRVLVIVIAAVALAALVVAVVLVRQVLAAGEGTENMKRIAAAVQEGANAYLARQLRTLGAFAVVVFFLLMLLPADNWSQRLGRSAFFLVGALFSAATGYIGMWLAVRSNVRVAAAAREAALSAAESPAGSSAVPGPGNTPAVGAVDATAASHRAMKIAFRTGGVVGMFTVGLGLLGASCVVLVYAADAPKVLEGFGFGAALLAMFMRVGGGIFTKAADVGADLVGKVEQGIPEDDPRNAATIADNVGDNVGDCAGMAADLFESYAVTLVAALILGKAAFGDSGLAFPLLVPAIGVITAMIGIFAVAPRRADRSGMTAINRGFFVSAVISLAFVAVAVYAYLPSSYADLNGLGDPSISGHDGDPRVLALVAVAIGIVLAALIQQLTGYFTETGRRPVRDIGKTSLTGPATVVLAGISVGLESAVYSAVLIALGVYGAFLLGGTSIMLALFAVALAGTGLLTTVGVIVAMDTFGPVSDNAQGIAEMSGDVEGAGAQVLTELDAVGNTTKAITKGIAIATAVLAASALFGSYRDAIGTAVQDVGAKPTEMNLSLDISQPNNLVGLILGAAVVFLFSGLAINAVSRSAGSVVYEVRRQFREHPGIMDYTEKPEYGRVVDICTKDALRELATPGLLAVMAPIAVGFALGVGALGSYLAGAIGAGTLMAVFLANSGGAWDNAKKLVEDGHHGGKGGEAHAATVIGDTVGDPFKDTAGPAINPLLKVMNLVALLIAPAVVKFSYGADASRPLRIGVAVLAALVIVAAVYVSKRRSVTVDAGADRSTQPTDPAVVS, from the coding sequence ATGGCGGGGCCCTTCACCCCTGAACAGGTGGTCTTCACTCAGAATCTCGCGGTCGAGCTCACCGGCGGCAACCGCGTCCTCGTGATCGTCATCGCGGCCGTGGCCCTCGCGGCTCTCGTGGTGGCCGTGGTCTTGGTGCGGCAGGTGCTGGCGGCCGGAGAAGGCACCGAGAACATGAAGAGAATCGCCGCGGCTGTACAGGAAGGCGCGAACGCCTATCTGGCGCGGCAGTTGCGGACGCTCGGCGCGTTCGCCGTGGTCGTGTTCTTCCTCCTCATGCTTCTTCCGGCCGACAACTGGTCGCAGCGTCTGGGGCGTTCGGCGTTCTTTCTGGTCGGTGCGCTTTTCTCCGCGGCCACCGGCTATATCGGTATGTGGCTCGCGGTGCGCAGTAATGTGCGCGTGGCCGCCGCGGCGCGGGAGGCGGCGCTTTCCGCGGCCGAATCCCCAGCGGGTTCCTCCGCCGTCCCGGGACCGGGGAACACGCCGGCCGTCGGGGCGGTGGATGCCACGGCCGCCTCGCACCGGGCCATGAAGATCGCGTTCCGTACGGGCGGCGTCGTCGGCATGTTCACCGTCGGCCTCGGCCTGCTCGGCGCGTCCTGCGTGGTGCTCGTCTACGCGGCCGACGCGCCCAAGGTGCTGGAGGGTTTCGGCTTCGGGGCGGCGCTGCTGGCCATGTTCATGCGGGTCGGCGGCGGCATCTTCACCAAGGCGGCCGACGTCGGCGCCGACCTGGTGGGCAAGGTGGAGCAGGGCATCCCCGAGGACGATCCGCGCAACGCCGCCACCATCGCCGACAACGTGGGCGACAACGTCGGCGACTGCGCGGGCATGGCGGCCGACCTCTTCGAGTCGTACGCCGTGACCCTGGTCGCCGCGCTGATCCTCGGCAAGGCGGCCTTCGGCGACTCCGGGCTCGCCTTCCCCCTCCTCGTGCCCGCGATCGGCGTGATCACCGCCATGATCGGCATCTTCGCGGTGGCGCCGCGCCGGGCCGACCGGAGCGGGATGACGGCCATCAACCGGGGTTTCTTCGTCTCGGCCGTCATCTCCCTCGCGTTCGTGGCGGTGGCCGTCTACGCCTACCTGCCGTCCAGCTACGCGGATCTGAACGGCCTCGGCGACCCCTCCATCAGCGGCCATGACGGCGATCCGCGGGTGCTGGCGCTGGTCGCCGTCGCCATCGGGATCGTCCTGGCGGCGCTCATCCAGCAGCTCACGGGCTACTTCACGGAGACCGGCCGGCGGCCCGTGCGCGACATCGGCAAGACCTCGCTGACCGGCCCGGCGACCGTCGTCCTCGCGGGCATCTCGGTGGGGCTGGAGTCGGCCGTCTACTCCGCCGTGCTGATCGCCCTCGGCGTCTACGGGGCGTTTCTGCTGGGCGGCACGTCCATCATGCTCGCGCTCTTCGCCGTCGCCCTGGCCGGGACCGGCCTGCTGACCACGGTGGGCGTCATCGTGGCGATGGACACCTTCGGTCCGGTCTCCGACAACGCCCAGGGCATCGCCGAGATGTCCGGGGACGTCGAGGGTGCCGGGGCGCAGGTGCTGACCGAGCTCGACGCGGTGGGCAACACCACCAAGGCCATCACCAAGGGCATCGCCATCGCCACGGCCGTCCTCGCCGCGTCCGCGCTCTTCGGCTCGTACCGGGACGCGATCGGGACGGCGGTCCAGGACGTGGGCGCGAAGCCGACCGAGATGAACCTGAGCCTGGACATCTCGCAGCCCAACAACCTGGTGGGCCTGATCCTGGGCGCGGCCGTCGTCTTCCTCTTCTCCGGACTGGCCATCAACGCCGTGTCGCGGTCGGCGGGTTCGGTGGTGTACGAGGTGCGTCGGCAGTTCCGTGAGCACCCCGGGATCATGGATTACACCGAGAAACCGGAGTACGGCCGCGTCGTCGACATCTGCACCAAGGACGCGCTGCGGGAACTGGCCACTCCGGGGCTGCTCGCGGTCATGGCGCCCATCGCGGTCGGCTTCGCCCTGGGCGTCGGCGCGCTCGGTTCGTACCTGGCGGGCGCGATCGGCGCCGGCACGCTGATGGCCGTGTTCCTGGCCAACTCCGGTGGCGCCTGGGACAACGCCAAGAAGCTGGTGGAAGACGGCCACCACGGCGGCAAGGGCGGCGAGGCACACGCCGCCACGGTCATCGGCGACACGGTCGGCGATCCGTTCAAGGACACCGCGGGACCGGCCATCAACCCGCTGCTCAAGGTGATGAACCTGGTGGCGCTGCTCATCGCGCCGGCGGTGGTGAAGTTCTCGTACGGCGCCGACGCGAGCAGGCCGCTGCGGATCGGCGTGGCGGTGCTGGCCGCGTTGGTGATCGTCGCCGCCGTGTACGTGTCCAAGCGGCGGAGCGTCACCGTCGACGCCGGCGCCGACCGGTCGACGCAGCCGACCGATCCGGCGGTGGTGTCCTGA
- a CDS encoding TadA family conjugal transfer-associated ATPase, whose amino-acid sequence MNTALLDAVRLRLAGTGAEPTPARVAEALRKEGRLLGDTEVLGIATRLRSELVGTGPLEPLLAEPDVTDVLVTAPDRVWVDRGAGLRRVDVSFPDAAAVRRLAQRLAAVAGRRLDDAHPWVDARLPDGTRLHAVLPPVAVGSTCLSLRVVRPRAFTLDELAAAGTLPPSGQWLLRAVLDARLSFVISGGTGSGKTTLLSSLLGLVAPDERIVLAEDSAELRPDHPHVVRLESRPANQEGTGRVTLRDLVRQALRMRPDRLVVGEVRGPEVTDLLAALNTGHEGGCGTVHANAAADVPARLEALGSTAGLDRAALHSQLAAALAVVIHLVRGRDGRRRVAEVHVLDRDPAGFVTTVPAALWGRDGFQRAPGWDRLMALCGRGGYAADHAAARPEADGGPS is encoded by the coding sequence ATGAACACCGCGCTGCTGGACGCCGTACGGCTGCGCCTGGCCGGCACGGGGGCCGAGCCCACGCCCGCGCGGGTCGCCGAGGCCCTGCGGAAGGAAGGCCGGCTCCTCGGCGACACGGAAGTGCTGGGCATCGCCACTCGACTGCGCTCCGAACTCGTCGGCACCGGACCGCTGGAGCCGCTCCTCGCCGAACCGGACGTCACCGACGTCCTCGTCACCGCCCCCGACCGGGTCTGGGTGGACCGCGGCGCCGGACTGCGCCGGGTCGACGTCTCCTTCCCCGACGCCGCCGCCGTCCGACGGCTCGCGCAGCGCCTCGCCGCCGTCGCCGGCCGACGGCTGGACGACGCCCACCCGTGGGTGGACGCGCGGCTCCCCGACGGCACCCGGCTGCACGCCGTCCTTCCCCCGGTGGCCGTCGGCTCGACCTGCCTCTCCCTGCGCGTCGTGCGCCCCCGGGCCTTCACCCTGGACGAACTGGCCGCGGCCGGCACGCTGCCGCCCAGTGGCCAGTGGCTCCTCCGGGCCGTACTCGACGCGCGCCTCTCCTTCGTGATCAGTGGCGGCACGGGCTCGGGGAAGACCACCTTGCTCTCGAGCCTGCTGGGTCTCGTCGCCCCGGACGAACGGATCGTCCTCGCCGAGGACTCGGCCGAACTGCGGCCCGACCACCCGCACGTGGTGCGGCTGGAGAGCCGGCCCGCCAACCAGGAAGGAACCGGGCGGGTGACCTTGCGGGACCTGGTCCGGCAGGCGCTGCGCATGCGGCCGGACCGGCTCGTCGTCGGCGAGGTGCGCGGCCCGGAGGTCACCGATCTCCTGGCGGCGCTCAACACGGGCCACGAAGGCGGGTGCGGCACGGTGCACGCCAACGCCGCCGCGGACGTTCCCGCCCGGCTGGAGGCCCTCGGGTCGACCGCGGGGCTGGACCGGGCGGCGCTGCACAGTCAGTTGGCGGCGGCGCTGGCGGTGGTGATCCATCTGGTGCGGGGCCGCGACGGCCGCCGCAGGGTCGCCGAGGTGCACGTCCTGGACCGGGATCCGGCCGGATTCGTGACGACCGTACCGGCCGCGCTCTGGGGGCGTGATGGATTCCAACGCGCGCCGGGATGGGACCGGTTGATGGCACTGTGCGGGCGCGGCGGGTACGCGGCGGATCACGCCGCGGCCCGTCCGGAAGCGGATGGGGGGCCGTCATGA
- a CDS encoding type II secretion system F family protein — protein sequence MTAPGAVTPPVFAAVLLLCAALTAWQLAQRGRDVRRARLILAGSGPSGPWGPALPARIRAGADRVAEAAGRRRELLCLPVGCLIGWWGDSPLPPLVAVVAVPLVRRRLDARERRRARERRSEAVIELCGTVAGELRAGRQPGEAVRAFDGEAFGPAWAAVPAAARFGGDVPEALRKAGRREGAEGLTGVAACWQVAVDGGAGLAAGLERVGQALSVERDQREELAAQLAGTRSTAVMLALLPAVALAMGTAIGAEPLRVLLHTPAGLGCLALGGLLEGAGLAWTRRIVCAAAGGGEGA from the coding sequence ATGACGGCGCCGGGCGCGGTCACCCCACCGGTGTTCGCCGCCGTGCTGCTCCTCTGCGCGGCCCTGACGGCCTGGCAACTGGCGCAGCGCGGCCGGGATGTCCGGCGCGCGAGGCTCATCCTCGCCGGGAGCGGGCCGTCGGGGCCTTGGGGGCCCGCCCTGCCGGCGAGGATCCGCGCGGGAGCCGACCGGGTCGCGGAAGCGGCCGGCCGTCGACGGGAGTTGCTCTGCCTCCCGGTGGGGTGCCTGATCGGCTGGTGGGGTGACTCGCCCCTTCCGCCGCTCGTCGCGGTGGTGGCCGTGCCCCTGGTGAGACGCCGGCTGGACGCCCGGGAGCGTCGCCGCGCCCGCGAACGGCGCTCCGAGGCGGTGATCGAGCTGTGCGGGACCGTCGCGGGCGAGCTGCGGGCGGGGCGCCAGCCCGGTGAGGCGGTGCGGGCCTTCGACGGTGAGGCGTTCGGCCCGGCCTGGGCCGCGGTGCCGGCCGCCGCGCGGTTCGGCGGTGATGTCCCCGAGGCGCTGCGGAAGGCGGGGCGGCGGGAGGGAGCCGAGGGGCTGACCGGGGTGGCCGCCTGCTGGCAGGTGGCGGTGGACGGCGGGGCGGGGCTCGCGGCCGGCCTCGAACGGGTCGGACAGGCCCTCTCCGTCGAGCGCGACCAGCGGGAGGAGCTCGCGGCGCAGTTGGCGGGCACCAGATCCACCGCCGTGATGCTCGCCCTGCTACCCGCCGTCGCCCTGGCCATGGGAACGGCAATCGGCGCCGAGCCCCTGCGGGTTCTGCTGCACACCCCGGCCGGCCTCGGCTGCCTCGCCCTCGGCGGGCTCTTGGAAGGCGCGGGCCTGGCCTGGACGCGGCGCATCGTGTGCGCCGCGGCCGGGGGAGGGGAGGGCGCATGA